A genome region from Trichosurus vulpecula isolate mTriVul1 chromosome 5, mTriVul1.pri, whole genome shotgun sequence includes the following:
- the LOC118851983 gene encoding myelin-associated oligodendrocyte basic protein produces the protein MKQKLDEEGSKCSILSKHRQFTEHCCMRCCAPFTFLLNTKRQCCDCKYNICKSCSSYQKKERVWLCCVCQQTR, from the coding sequence ATGAAACAAAAGCTGGACGAAGAAGGCAGCAAGTGTAGCATCCTGTCCAAGCACCGGCAGTTCACAGAGCACTGTTGCATGCGCTGCTGTGCCCCTTTCACCTTCCTCCTCAACACCAAGAGACAGTGCTGTGACTGCAAGTACAACATTTGCAAAAGCTGCAGTTCCTAccagaaaaaggagagagtgtGGCTCTGCTGTGTCTGTCAGCAAACCAGGTAA